In a single window of the Candidatus Kaiserbacteria bacterium genome:
- a CDS encoding glycoside hydrolase family 1 protein, with the protein MSELKKFPEGFSWGAATASYQVEGGIENTDWAEAARAGRVPLCGIACDHYHRYEEDFDIAKSLGHNAHRFSIEWARIEPEEGNFNENEIEHYRKVLIALNERGMKPYITLWHFTLPTWFAKEGGFEQKNAPQVFARYSAFVASRLGDLCGDFSTMNEPNVFGSNGWLRGSWPPFKRFTLTDLISITNSGRTYESQAQKGFGPLRLYFRVMKNLALAHNLAYDAIKKASPKADVSVVKHVILFHANWNPLNKMIACIANYFWTYLFMGRVYKKCDSIGLNYYFHKKFGDTKTYVKTDMDWDIYPEGLEDALVMLAKYKKPLYVAESGLADAADLYRADYITRQVEAMWRAMKRGVDVRGHMYWSLLDNYEWALGFEKRFGLVAVDFVTLKRTVRPSAQVYKEICVNNAVQYTNI; encoded by the coding sequence ATGTCTGAACTAAAAAAATTTCCGGAAGGATTTTCTTGGGGTGCAGCAACTGCATCATATCAAGTGGAAGGGGGTATAGAAAATACCGATTGGGCTGAAGCGGCACGCGCGGGGCGTGTGCCTCTGTGTGGTATTGCCTGCGACCACTATCATCGCTACGAGGAGGATTTTGATATTGCAAAATCCTTGGGACACAACGCCCATCGTTTCTCTATAGAATGGGCGCGTATTGAGCCGGAGGAAGGAAACTTTAATGAAAACGAAATTGAGCACTATAGAAAGGTACTTATTGCACTGAATGAAAGAGGAATGAAACCATATATCACACTTTGGCACTTTACGTTGCCAACGTGGTTTGCAAAGGAGGGTGGATTCGAGCAAAAAAACGCACCTCAGGTATTTGCGCGCTACTCTGCTTTTGTTGCATCGCGTCTGGGGGACCTCTGTGGAGATTTTTCTACCATGAATGAGCCAAACGTTTTTGGTTCGAATGGATGGCTCCGAGGAAGTTGGCCGCCATTTAAACGATTTACCCTCACTGATCTCATTTCAATTACCAATTCTGGTCGCACGTATGAATCACAAGCACAAAAAGGATTTGGTCCACTACGCCTCTATTTTCGTGTGATGAAAAATCTTGCATTAGCACACAATCTTGCATATGACGCAATCAAGAAAGCATCACCAAAGGCAGACGTGAGTGTGGTAAAGCATGTTATTCTTTTTCATGCGAACTGGAATCCTCTCAATAAAATGATTGCATGTATTGCAAACTATTTCTGGACGTATCTTTTCATGGGGCGTGTGTATAAAAAATGCGACTCTATAGGACTTAATTACTATTTCCACAAAAAATTTGGTGATACTAAAACGTATGTAAAGACCGATATGGATTGGGATATTTATCCTGAAGGACTTGAAGATGCACTTGTGATGCTCGCAAAATATAAAAAACCACTGTATGTGGCGGAGTCAGGACTGGCTGATGCGGCTGATCTCTATCGTGCTGATTACATCACCCGCCAGGTCGAAGCTATGTGGCGCGCTATGAAGAGGGGAGTGGATGTGCGCGGGCATATGTATTGGTCACTTCTCGATAATTATGAATGGGCACTTGGTTTTGAAAAACGCTTTGGACTCGTTGCTGTTGATTTTGTCACTTTGAAGCGCACTGTGCGTCCTTCTGCCCAGGTGTATAAGGAGATTTGTGTGAACAATGCGGTACAATACACAAACATATGA
- a CDS encoding ribonuclease H-like domain-containing protein, whose translation MATLVFDIETVGESWDSFDHTTQEMLSRWILRTAKNEAEREVELKDLREGLGFSPLTGHIVAIGLYDIERRQGVVYYQSDDEIESDVGEYVLKPRTEKDMLLDFWEGAKSYDTFVTFNGRGFDAPFLNLRSAILGIHPTVDLMDGRYLYQQKNVRHVDLQDQMTFYGAMMRRPSLHLFCRAFGIKSPKAEGVAGDDVAELFHAKKFRDIAHYNARDVIATTALYHKWLESLAPQKFQNTPIE comes from the coding sequence ATGGCAACACTCGTCTTTGATATTGAAACTGTCGGGGAGTCATGGGACTCATTCGATCACACGACGCAAGAGATGCTTTCTCGGTGGATTTTGCGTACTGCAAAAAATGAAGCAGAACGTGAAGTCGAACTCAAAGATCTTCGTGAAGGCCTTGGCTTCTCACCACTCACGGGGCATATTGTTGCGATTGGACTCTATGATATAGAACGAAGACAGGGTGTGGTGTATTACCAAAGTGATGATGAAATAGAAAGTGACGTGGGTGAATACGTACTGAAGCCAAGAACCGAAAAAGACATGCTCCTTGATTTTTGGGAAGGAGCAAAATCATATGACACATTTGTAACCTTCAATGGGCGAGGATTTGATGCACCATTTCTCAATCTTCGCTCAGCAATCTTAGGTATTCATCCGACCGTAGATTTGATGGACGGACGATATCTCTATCAACAAAAGAACGTACGACACGTTGACCTACAAGACCAAATGACTTTTTACGGTGCGATGATGCGTCGACCGTCACTCCATCTTTTTTGTAGGGCATTTGGGATAAAGAGTCCAAAGGCAGAGGGTGTGGCAGGGGATGATGTCGCGGAACTTTTTCATGCGAAAAAGTTCCGCGACATCGCGCACTATAATGCACGCGATGTCATTGCAACAACAGCTCTGTACCACAAATGGCTAGAGTCCCTCGCACCTCAAAAATTCCAAAATACTCCTATTGAATAA
- a CDS encoding ATP-grasp domain-containing protein gives MKKIERNIIVYVSVLPAGAVGSIRAYEKREKRKFKVMLIRDAHEGKQKEIESYKGLDILIECDLNTPARIAEALAPYQSQLCAITCRSESHMARFIEVIPHVPYLRTPTTESLIWATDKLEMRRRFKLLAPRFSPKYTVVKSNTTGERKRIIEKIGFPMIVKPTNLAQSLLVSLCYHEDELKKALTNLSKKIEQTYAQNNRTEEPRMMVEEFMEGDMYSVDAYVNSRGVMYFCPMVRVLTGHNIGHEDFFNYLHMSPTHLKQTSILRAHTAAEAGIHALGLRNTTAHVELMKMDDEWKIIEIGPRVGGFRDKLHRLSCDIDHSLNDILVRMPKKPHTPKKCKGFAATIKWYSKKEGKIIALKGIKKCQELASFNEIKLIKKVGDTCVFARHGGKAVFTITLFNTERSKLLADIRRVEKLIEVQVK, from the coding sequence ATGAAAAAAATAGAACGAAACATCATTGTATACGTTTCTGTTCTGCCTGCGGGTGCGGTTGGGAGTATTCGTGCGTACGAGAAAAGAGAAAAACGCAAGTTTAAAGTCATGCTTATTCGCGATGCACATGAAGGGAAACAGAAAGAAATCGAGTCATACAAAGGACTTGATATACTCATCGAGTGCGACCTCAATACGCCTGCGCGCATCGCGGAAGCCCTTGCGCCGTATCAAAGCCAACTCTGTGCCATCACCTGTCGTTCTGAATCTCACATGGCACGCTTCATTGAAGTTATCCCCCATGTGCCATACCTCCGTACACCCACCACCGAGTCCCTCATATGGGCTACCGACAAACTCGAGATGCGTCGCAGGTTTAAACTCCTTGCACCGCGTTTTTCTCCAAAGTATACCGTTGTGAAAAGTAATACGACAGGCGAGCGAAAGCGCATCATTGAAAAAATTGGCTTTCCAATGATTGTTAAGCCTACGAATCTCGCACAAAGTCTTTTAGTGTCACTGTGCTATCACGAAGATGAATTAAAAAAAGCACTCACGAATCTGAGTAAAAAAATTGAGCAGACGTATGCCCAAAACAATCGCACCGAAGAACCACGCATGATGGTGGAGGAATTTATGGAGGGGGACATGTATTCTGTTGATGCGTATGTCAATTCACGCGGCGTGATGTATTTTTGCCCTATGGTGCGTGTCCTAACGGGGCACAACATCGGCCATGAAGACTTTTTTAACTACCTTCACATGAGTCCGACTCATTTGAAACAAACTTCTATCCTGCGAGCACACACTGCTGCGGAAGCGGGCATTCACGCACTCGGGTTACGCAACACGACTGCACATGTAGAACTCATGAAGATGGACGATGAGTGGAAAATTATCGAGATAGGTCCACGCGTGGGTGGATTTCGCGATAAATTGCATCGCCTCAGTTGCGATATTGATCATTCGCTCAATGATATTCTCGTGCGTATGCCCAAGAAACCGCATACACCAAAAAAATGCAAAGGCTTCGCAGCAACCATCAAATGGTATTCAAAAAAAGAGGGGAAGATTATAGCACTGAAAGGTATAAAGAAATGCCAAGAATTGGCATCATTTAATGAAATCAAACTGATTAAGAAAGTGGGTGATACTTGTGTCTTTGCACGCCATGGAGGAAAAGCCGTTTTCACAATCACGCTTTTTAATACCGAACGTTCCAAATTACTTGCCGATATTAGACGGGTAGAAAAATTGATTGAAGTACAGGTAAAATGA